One window of Leopardus geoffroyi isolate Oge1 chromosome B3, O.geoffroyi_Oge1_pat1.0, whole genome shotgun sequence genomic DNA carries:
- the GLRX5 gene encoding glutaredoxin-related protein 5, mitochondrial, with amino-acid sequence MSGSLGRVAVALLRWGRGSGGGGLWGPGVRAAGSGGGGGGSAEQLDALVKKDKVVVFLKGTPEQPQCGFSNAVVQILRLHGVRDYAAYNVLDDPQLRQGIKDYSNWPTIPQVYLNGEFVGGCDILLQMHQNGDLVEELKKLGIRSALLDEKKDQDSK; translated from the exons ATGAGCGGGTCCCTGGGCCGGGTGGCGGTGGCTCTGCTCCGCTGGGGGCGCGGCTCCGGCGGCGGCGGCCTTTGGGGCCCAGGCGTGCGGGCGGCGGGTtcgggcggcggcgggggcggctcAGCCGAGCAACTGGACGCGCTGGTGAAGAAGGACAAGGTGGTGGTCTTCCTCAAGGGGACTCCGGAGCAGCCCCAGTGCGGCTTCAGCAACGCAGTGGTGCAGATCCTGCGGCTGCACGGCGTCCGCGACTACGCGGCCTACAATGTGCTGGACGACCCCCAGCTCCGGCAAG GCATTAAAGACTATTCCAACTGGCCCACCATCCCGCAAGTGTACCTCAACGGCGAGTTCGTGGGGGGCTGTGACATTCTGTTGCAGATGCACCAGAATGGGGACCTGGTGGAGGAACTGAAAAAGCTGGGGATCCGCTCTGCCCTTCTGGATGAAAAGAAAGACCAAGACTCCAAGTGA